The Zalophus californianus isolate mZalCal1 chromosome 7, mZalCal1.pri.v2, whole genome shotgun sequence genome includes a region encoding these proteins:
- the LOC113926744 gene encoding U2 small nuclear ribonucleoprotein auxiliary factor 35 kDa subunit-related protein 2: protein MAAPEKMMFPEKPSHKKYRAALKKAKRKKRRQELARLRDSGLSQKEEEDAFIEEQHLEEEKLLEIERQKLHEAWLLREQKAQEEFRRKRVKEEAARKRQEEQERKLKEEWEEQQRKEREEEEQKLQEKREREEAVQKMVEQAENELENGATWQNPEPPMDLRIMEKDRANCPFYSKTGACRFGDRCSRKHNFPTSSPTLLIKSMFTTFGMEQCRRDDYDPDASLEYSEEETYQQFLDFYDDVLPEFKNVGKVIQFKVSCNLEPHLRGNVYVQYQSEEECQAALSLFNGRWYAGRQLQCEFCPVTRWKMAICGLFEIQQCPRGKHCNFLHVFRNPNNEFWEANRDIYLSPDRTGPSFGKGPERRDRTGHHEEYYGRPRRRRSPSPSHSYKRNGEAERKRRSRRRGQKSHKHMAKSRERHSSRSRARKRARSQGWGSASQSSSRSRSRGRRRSGSRDRTSQSPKCK from the coding sequence ATGGCGGCGCCTGAGAAGATGATGTTTCCGGAGAAACCGAGCCACAAAAAGTACAGGGCCGCCCTGAAGAAGGCGAAACGAAAGAAACGACGGCAGGAACTGGCTCGATTGAGGGACTCAGGACTCtcacagaaggaggaagaggatgCTTTTATTGAAGAACAACACCTAGAAGAAGAGAAGCTGTTGGAGATAGAGAGGCAAAAATTACATGAGGCGTGGTTACTTCGGGAGCAGAAGGCACAAGAAGAATTCAGAAGAAAGAGGGTAAAGGAAGAGGCAGCTAGAAAACGGCAggaagaacaagagagaaaattaaaggaagaatgggaagagcagcagagaaaggagagagaagaggaggaacagaaactgcaggagaagagagagagagaggaagctgtGCAGAAGATGGTGGAGCAGGCTGAAAATGAGTTGGAAAATGGTGCCACATGGCAAAACCCAGAGCCACCCATGGACTTAAGGATAATGGAGAAAGATCGAGCTAATTGTCCATTCTACAGTAAAACAGGAGCGTGCAGATTTGGAGATAGGTGTTCACGTAAACACAATTTCCCAACCTCGAGCCCCACACTCCTTATTAAAAGCATGTTCACAACGTTTGGAATGGAGCAGTGCAGAAGGGATGACTATGACCCGGATGCCAGCCTAGAGTACAGTGAAGAGGAAACCTACCAGCAGTTCCTGGACTTCTATGATGACGTGCTTCCCGAGTTCAAGAACGTGGGGAAAGTGATCCAGTTCAAGGTCAGCTGCAACTTGGAACCTCATCTGAGGGGCAATGTGTATGTTCAGTATCAATCGGAAGAAGAATGTCAAGCAGCCCTTTCCCTGTTTAACGGACGATGGTATGCAGGACGGCAGCTCCAGTGCGAATTCTGCCCAGTGACCCGATGGAAAATGGCAATTTGTGGTTTGTTTGAAATACAGCAGTGCCCACGAGGAAAACACTGCAACTTCCTGCATGTGTTCCGAAATCCCAACAATGAGTTTTGGGAGGCCAACAGAGACATCTACTTGTCTCCTGATCGGACTGGCCCCTCCTTCGGTAAGGGCCCGGAGAGGAGAGACAGGACGGGCCACCACGAGGAGTACTATGGGAGGCCCAGGAGGAGACGGAGCCCGAGCCCATCGCACTCCTACAAGAGGAACggggaagcagagaggaagaggagaagcaggcgccGGGGCCAGAAGTCTCACAAACACATGGCAAAGAGTCGCGAGAGGCACAGCTCACGAAGTAGAGCAAGGAAAAGGGCCcgcagccagggctggggcagtgCGAGCCAGAGCTCCTCTAGGTCCAGGAGTCGCGGCAGGAGGAGGTCAGGCAGCAGAGACAGAACTTCTCAGAGCCCCAAATGCAAATAA